A genomic region of Palaemon carinicauda isolate YSFRI2023 chromosome 11, ASM3689809v2, whole genome shotgun sequence contains the following coding sequences:
- the LOC137650190 gene encoding motile sperm domain-containing protein 1-like isoform X2 encodes MQGGGLDGRVPVFVFPTTLTFYLNDPSTHKQIVTVYNPYEFRISYQVLCNAPGRYRVECPQGVIRPHCCIDIVITHSDATLNNVLAPDKLRFQICEDGSRQILGRKDVLATLVQGVPDPKSAGDSDRFESVQAPEHGAVVVAGDGYRGRNQRPVFGASQGKNGPSVVLVAAAIVCVLALLLPTEGDQSDSRIPTCIHPSANVKIAISFALGMITLAILKRG; translated from the exons ATGCAGGGAGGTGGGCTGGATGGACGAGTCCCAGTATTCGTCTTTCCGACAACTCTCACATTTTACCTGAACGATCCTTCAACGCATAAGCAAATCGTGACTGTATACAACCCTTATGAGTTCCGAATATCATATCAAG TGCTTTGTAACGCTCCGGGACGGTATCGAGTCGAATGTCCGCAAGGTGTCATTAGACCACACTGCTGCATTGATATTGTCATCACCCACTCCGATGCTACCTTGAACAATGTGTTAGCTCCTGATAAACTCAGGTTTCAAATATGTGAAGATGGGAGCAGACAG ATTCTAGGGCGAAAGGATGTCTTGGCCACACTGGTGCAAGGTGTCCCGGATCCAAAGAGTGCAGGGGATAGCGATCGGTTTGAGTCCGTCCAGGCTCCAGAACACGGTGCTGTGGTAGTGGCTGGAGATGGTTATCGTGGACGCAATCAACGACCAGTATTTGGGGCCTCCCAAG GCAAGAATGGTCCAAGTGTAGTGTTGGTTGCAGCTGCCATAGTTTGCGTGTTAGCTTTGCTTCTACCGACAGAAGGTGATCAGTCGGACTCGAGAATACCAACATGTATACATCCAAGCGCCAATGTCAAAATTGCGATCTCCTTTGCACTGG GGATGATCACATTGGCGATATTGAAACGTGGCTGA